In Zalophus californianus isolate mZalCal1 chromosome 4, mZalCal1.pri.v2, whole genome shotgun sequence, the following proteins share a genomic window:
- the KCNS2 gene encoding potassium voltage-gated channel subfamily S member 2, whose translation MTRQSLWDVSEANVEDGEIRINVGGFKRRLRSHTLLRFPETRLGRLLLCHSREAILELCDDYDDVQREFYFDRNPELFPYVLHFYHTGKLHVMAELCVFSFSQEIEYWGINEFFIDSCCSYSYHGRKVEPEQEKWDEQSDQESTTSSFDEILAFYNDASKFDGQPLGNFRRQLWLALDNPGYSVLSRVFSILSILVVLGSITTMCLNSLPDFQIPDSQGNPGEDPRFEIVEHFGIAWFTFELVARFAVAPDFLKFFKNALNLIDLMSIVPFYITLVVNLVVESTPTLANLGRVAQVLRLMRIFRILKLARHSTGLRSLGATLKYSYKEVGLLLLYLSVGISIFSVVAYTIEKEENEGLATIPACWWWATVSMTTVGYGDVVPGTTAGKLTASACILAGILVVVLPITLIFNKFSHFYRRQKQLESAMRSCDFGDGMKEVPSVNLRDYYAHKVKSLMASLTNMSRSSPSELSLNDSLH comes from the coding sequence ATGACCCGCCAGAGCCTGTGGGACGTGTCCGAGGCCAACGTCGAAGACGGAGAGATCCGCATCAACGTAGGAGGCTTCAAGAGGCGGCTGCGCTCGCACACCCTGCTGCGCTTCCCTGAGACGCGCCTGGGCCGCCTGCTACTCTGCCACTCGCGCGAGGCCATTCTGGAGCTCTGCGATGACTACGACGATGTCCAGCGTGAGTTCTACTTTGACCGCAACCCCGAGCTCTTCCCCTATGTGCTGCATTTCTACCACACCGGCAAGCTTCACGTCATGGCGGAGCTGTGCGTCTTCTCCTTCAGCCAGGAGATCGAGTACTGGGGCATAAACGAGTTCTTCATCGACTCCTGCTGTAGCTACAGCTATCATGGCCGCAAAGTGGAGCCCGAGCAGGAGAAGTGGGACGAGCAGAGCGACCAGGAGAGCACCACGTCCTCCTTCGATGAGATCCTGGCGTTCTACAACGACGCCTCCAAGTTCGATGGGCAGCCGCTGGGCAACTTCCGCAGGCAGCTGTGGCTGGCGCTGGACAACCCTGGCTACTCGGTCTTGAGCCGGGTCTTCAGCATCTTGTCCATCCTGGTGGTGTTGGGGTCCATCACCACCATGTGCCTGAATAGCCTGCCGGACTTCCAAATACCTGACAGCCAGGGCAACCCGGGGGAGGACCCCAGGTTCGAAATTGTGGAGCACTTTGGTATCGCCTGGTTCACATTTGAGCTGGTGGCCAGGTTTGCTGTGGCCCCTGACTTCCTCAAGTTTTTCAAGAATGCCCTAAACCTTATTGACCTCATGTCCATCGTCCCCTTTTACATCACTCTGGTGGTGAATCTGGTGGTGGAGAGCACACCTACCTTGGCCAACTTGGGCCGGGTGGCCCAGGTGCTGAGGCTGATGCGGATTTTCCGCATCTTAAAGCTGGCTAGACACTCCACTGGCCTCCGCTCCCTGGGGGCCACCCTGAAATACAGCTACAAAGAAGTAGGGCTGCTtttgctctatctctctgtgggGATTTCCATCTTCTCCGTCGTGGCCTACACCATTGAAAAGGAGGAGAACGAGGGCCTGGCCACCATCCCCGCCTGCTGGTGGTGGGCCACCGTCAGTATGACCACTGTGGGATATGGGGATGTGGTCCCAGGAACTACGGCAGGGAAGCTGACCGCCTCCGCCTGCATCCTGGCCGGTATCCTGGTGGTGGTACTGCCCATCACCTTGATCTTCAATAAGTTCTCCCACTTTTACCGGCGCCAAAAGCAATTGGAGAGTGCCATGCGCAGCTGTGACTTTGGAGATGGAATGAAGGAAGTCCCTTCTGTCAATTTAAGGGACTACTATGCCCATAAAGTTAAATCCCTCATGGCAAGCCTGACGAACATGAGCAGGAGCTCACCAAGTGAACTAAGTTTAAATGATTCCCTACATTAG